The following coding sequences are from one Rhodanobacteraceae bacterium window:
- the rplQ gene encoding 50S ribosomal protein L17 — protein MRHRNSGRAFARTSSHRQAMFRNMTNALFQHELIKTTLPKAKELRKFAEPLLTLAKVEGVSNRRLAFSRLRDKAIVGKLFVELGPRYRSRPGGYLRILKCGFRAGDNAPMAYVELVDRPQKAAAEAAVEA, from the coding sequence ATGCGTCATCGTAATTCCGGCCGCGCGTTCGCGCGCACCAGCTCGCACCGCCAGGCCATGTTCCGCAACATGACCAACGCGCTGTTTCAGCACGAGCTGATCAAGACCACGCTGCCCAAGGCGAAGGAACTGCGCAAGTTCGCCGAGCCGCTGCTGACCCTGGCCAAGGTCGAGGGCGTCAGCAATCGCCGCCTGGCGTTCAGCCGCCTGCGTGACAAGGCGATCGTCGGCAAGCTGTTCGTTGAACTCGGCCCGCGCTATCGCTCGCGTCCCGGCGGCTACCTGCGCATCCTGAAGTGCGGCTTCCGCGCCGGCGACAATGCGCCGATGGCGTATGTCGAACTGGTGGATCGCCCGCAAAAGGCTGCCGCGGAAGCTGCCGTCGAAGCCTGA
- the rpsE gene encoding 30S ribosomal protein S5 has product MANDNDSSDGLLEKLVAVNRVAKVVKGGRQFGFTALTVVGDGNGRVGIGYGKAREVPAAISKAMDRARRNMVKVSLNNGTLWYATQGAHGAAKVYMQPASEGTGVIAGGAMRAVFEVVGIQNVLAKAFGSRNPINLVRATVKGLARMAAPGDYAAKRGKRLEELTGKSNEQR; this is encoded by the coding sequence ATGGCAAACGATAACGACAGCAGCGATGGCCTGCTGGAAAAGCTGGTAGCGGTCAACCGCGTGGCCAAGGTCGTCAAGGGTGGCCGTCAGTTCGGTTTCACCGCGCTGACCGTGGTCGGCGATGGCAACGGTCGCGTAGGCATCGGTTACGGCAAGGCGCGTGAAGTGCCGGCCGCGATCTCCAAGGCGATGGATCGCGCGCGTCGCAACATGGTCAAGGTGAGCCTGAACAACGGTACTCTCTGGTATGCGACGCAGGGTGCCCACGGTGCTGCCAAGGTGTACATGCAGCCCGCCTCCGAAGGTACTGGCGTGATCGCCGGCGGTGCCATGCGCGCCGTGTTCGAGGTGGTCGGCATCCAGAACGTGCTGGCCAAGGCCTTCGGCTCGCGCAACCCGATCAACCTGGTCCGCGCAACGGTCAAGGGTCTGGCTCGTATGGCGGCGCCGGGCGACTACGCGGCCAAGCGCGGCAAGCGTCTCGAAGAACTGACGGGGAAGTCCAATGAGCAGCGATAA
- the rplE gene encoding 50S ribosomal protein L5, giving the protein MTARLDTFYRESVVPALTKKFAYANPMQVPRLVKITLNMGVGEAVGNKKILENAVDDMTKISGQKPITTLAKKSIATFKIRDGWPIGCKVTLRRKHMFEFLDRLVNVALPRVRDFRGQSGRAFDGRGNYNFGVKEQIIFPEIDFDQVDALRGMDICITTTAKTDAEAKALLEAFGFPFRN; this is encoded by the coding sequence GTGACCGCGAGACTCGATACGTTCTACCGCGAATCCGTCGTGCCGGCGCTGACGAAGAAGTTCGCCTACGCCAACCCGATGCAGGTTCCGCGCCTGGTCAAGATCACGCTCAACATGGGCGTGGGCGAGGCCGTCGGCAACAAGAAGATCCTGGAAAATGCCGTCGACGACATGACCAAGATCTCCGGTCAGAAGCCGATCACCACGCTGGCCAAGAAGTCCATCGCGACCTTCAAGATCCGCGACGGCTGGCCGATCGGCTGCAAGGTCACGCTGCGCCGCAAGCACATGTTCGAGTTCCTCGATCGCCTGGTGAACGTCGCTCTGCCGCGCGTTCGCGACTTCCGTGGCCAGTCCGGCCGCGCGTTCGACGGTCGCGGCAACTACAACTTCGGTGTCAAGGAACAGATCATCTTCCCGGAAATCGACTTCGACCAGGTCGACGCGCTCCGCGGCATGGACATCTGCATCACCACCACGGCGAAGACCGACGCGGAGGCGAAAGCCCTGCTCGAGGCCTTCGGCTTCCCCTTCCGCAACTGA
- the rpmD gene encoding 50S ribosomal protein L30 — translation MSSDNASATVRVKLVRSPNSTPANHRLCVKALGLKRMHQVVELKDSPSVRGLINKVNYLVRVEG, via the coding sequence ATGAGCAGCGATAACGCCAGCGCTACTGTGCGCGTCAAGCTCGTCCGCAGCCCGAACAGCACGCCGGCCAACCACCGCCTGTGCGTCAAGGCCCTCGGCCTGAAGCGCATGCATCAGGTCGTGGAGCTGAAGGACAGCCCGAGCGTTCGTGGCCTGATCAACAAGGTCAACTATCTGGTCCGTGTCGAAGGCTGA
- the rpsM gene encoding 30S ribosomal protein S13, with amino-acid sequence MARIAGVNIPVNKHAWIGLTSIYGVGRSSARKICASAGVEPTTKVKSLTEAEVERLRAEVGKFTVEGDLRREVAMSVKRLIDLGCYRGLRHRKGLPIRGQRTRTNARTRKGPRKQIKK; translated from the coding sequence ATGGCACGTATCGCGGGTGTCAACATCCCGGTCAACAAGCATGCGTGGATCGGCTTGACCAGCATCTACGGCGTCGGTCGCAGCAGCGCGCGCAAGATCTGCGCTTCCGCTGGTGTGGAGCCGACCACCAAGGTCAAGAGCCTCACCGAGGCTGAGGTCGAGCGCCTGCGTGCCGAAGTCGGCAAGTTCACGGTCGAAGGTGACCTCCGTCGCGAAGTCGCGATGAGCGTCAAGCGCCTGATCGACCTGGGCTGCTACCGCGGCCTGCGTCACCGCAAGGGCCTGCCGATCCGCGGTCAGCGCACGCGTACCAATGCGCGCACCCGCAAGGGCCCGCGCAAGCAGATCAAGAAGTAA
- the rplO gene encoding 50S ribosomal protein L15, with the protein MRLNTIKPAEGSKKEARRVGRGIGSTLGKTCGRGHKGSYARTGKGKIKPGFEGGQMPLQRRLPKVGFRSKIKASVGEVFLYQLAQVKGDVIDLAALKAADLVGVDIKRVKLVKQGDVGRALTVRGIGCTEGAKAAILAAGGSVE; encoded by the coding sequence GTGAGACTGAATACGATCAAGCCGGCCGAGGGCAGCAAGAAGGAAGCCCGTCGCGTCGGTCGTGGCATTGGCTCGACCCTGGGCAAGACCTGCGGCCGCGGCCACAAGGGTTCGTACGCGCGCACCGGCAAGGGCAAGATCAAGCCGGGCTTCGAAGGCGGCCAGATGCCGCTGCAGCGCCGCCTCCCGAAAGTGGGTTTCCGTTCCAAGATCAAGGCGTCCGTTGGTGAGGTCTTCCTCTACCAGTTGGCCCAGGTCAAGGGCGACGTGATCGACTTGGCCGCGCTGAAGGCTGCGGACTTGGTGGGCGTTGACATCAAGCGAGTCAAGCTGGTCAAGCAGGGCGACGTCGGTCGCGCGCTGACCGTGCGTGGCATCGGCTGCACCGAAGGTGCCAAGGCAGCGATCCTCGCCGCCGGCGGATCGGTGGAGTAA
- the rplF gene encoding 50S ribosomal protein L6 — protein MSRVAKKPIALPKGVEMTTAAGSIAIKGPKGTLSVAQPAGVSVSIEGANVSIQPASLANDAMAGTLRALLANCVTGVATGYERKLELVGVGYRAAMAGSDLNLTLGFSHPVLFKVPEGVTVSTPSQTEILIKGADKQAVGQVAAKIRAFRPPEPYKGKGVRYSGEKITLKEAKKA, from the coding sequence ATGTCTCGAGTTGCGAAAAAGCCGATCGCGCTGCCGAAGGGCGTCGAAATGACGACCGCGGCGGGCTCGATCGCAATCAAGGGCCCGAAGGGCACGCTGTCCGTGGCCCAGCCGGCCGGCGTCAGCGTCTCGATCGAAGGCGCCAATGTTTCGATCCAGCCGGCCAGCCTGGCGAATGACGCGATGGCGGGCACGCTGCGCGCGTTGCTGGCGAACTGCGTCACCGGTGTGGCCACGGGCTACGAGCGCAAGCTGGAACTGGTCGGCGTCGGTTACCGCGCCGCGATGGCCGGCAGCGACCTGAACCTGACGCTCGGGTTTTCGCACCCGGTGCTGTTCAAGGTTCCGGAGGGCGTGACCGTCTCCACGCCGTCGCAGACGGAAATCCTGATAAAGGGCGCCGACAAGCAGGCGGTCGGTCAGGTTGCCGCCAAGATTCGCGCGTTCCGTCCGCCCGAACCCTACAAGGGCAAGGGTGTGCGCTACAGCGGCGAAAAGATCACGCTGAAGGAAGCGAAGAAGGCCTAA
- the secY gene encoding preprotein translocase subunit SecY yields the protein MANASTSAGNALGKLGHLSELRQRLLFVLGALIVFRAGSFIPVPGVNPEAMLQLMESQRGTIIDVFNMFSGGALERFSILALGVMPYISASIVVQILGTALPSLQALKKEGEAGRRTLTKYTRWGTLGLSIFQGFGVAYALQQQGGSVVISPGIGFLVTAVISLTAGTMYLMWLGEQVTERGIGNGISILIFAGIVAGFPGAIATTLELASTGQLQFLSIILVLAIVVVVTAFVVFMERAQRRITVNYARRMSGRQAYQNQSSHLPLKLNMSGVIPPIFASSLILFPATAATWFGTGEGTRWLQRLAAMLGPEQPLHMLLYDGLIFFFAFFYTALVFNAQETADNLKKSGALIPGIRPGKATADYIDGVLTRLTAVGALYLVAVCLLPEFMRIYFDVPFYFGGTSLLIVVVVVMDFMAQIQAHLMSHQYDSLLKKANLKNVGRGGLLK from the coding sequence TTGGCCAACGCGTCGACCAGTGCGGGTAACGCGCTCGGCAAGCTCGGTCACCTGTCCGAGCTGCGCCAGCGTCTGCTGTTCGTCTTGGGTGCGCTGATCGTCTTCCGCGCCGGCAGCTTCATCCCGGTGCCCGGGGTCAATCCGGAAGCGATGCTGCAGCTGATGGAATCTCAGCGCGGCACGATCATCGACGTGTTCAACATGTTTTCGGGTGGCGCCCTTGAGCGCTTCTCGATCCTCGCGCTCGGCGTCATGCCGTACATCTCGGCATCGATCGTGGTGCAGATCCTTGGCACCGCCTTGCCCTCGCTGCAGGCTTTGAAAAAGGAAGGCGAGGCGGGTCGTCGCACGCTGACCAAGTACACCCGCTGGGGAACCTTGGGACTGTCGATCTTCCAGGGTTTCGGTGTGGCTTACGCGCTGCAGCAGCAGGGCGGTAGCGTGGTGATCTCGCCGGGTATCGGCTTCCTCGTGACTGCGGTGATCAGCCTGACGGCTGGAACGATGTACCTGATGTGGCTGGGCGAACAGGTCACTGAACGCGGTATCGGCAACGGTATCTCGATCCTGATCTTCGCCGGTATTGTCGCGGGCTTCCCGGGGGCGATCGCCACCACGCTGGAACTCGCCAGCACCGGTCAGTTGCAGTTCCTGTCGATCATCCTGGTGCTCGCCATCGTGGTCGTGGTGACGGCCTTCGTGGTGTTCATGGAACGCGCCCAGCGGCGCATCACCGTGAACTACGCGCGGCGCATGTCCGGTCGCCAGGCGTACCAGAACCAGTCGTCGCACCTGCCGCTCAAGCTCAACATGTCGGGCGTGATCCCGCCGATTTTTGCCTCAAGCCTGATCCTGTTCCCGGCCACCGCCGCGACCTGGTTCGGCACCGGTGAGGGTACTCGCTGGCTGCAGCGCTTGGCGGCGATGCTCGGTCCGGAACAGCCGCTGCACATGTTGCTGTACGACGGTCTGATCTTCTTCTTCGCCTTCTTCTATACCGCGCTGGTGTTCAACGCGCAGGAGACTGCCGACAACCTGAAGAAGTCAGGTGCGCTGATCCCCGGCATCCGCCCGGGCAAGGCGACGGCGGACTACATCGACGGTGTGCTGACCCGTTTGACGGCCGTTGGCGCGCTGTACCTGGTCGCAGTCTGCCTGCTGCCGGAATTCATGCGCATCTACTTCGATGTGCCGTTCTATTTCGGCGGCACTTCGTTGCTGATCGTGGTCGTGGTGGTGATGGACTTCATGGCGCAGATCCAGGCGCACCTGATGTCGCACCAGTACGACAGCCTTTTGAAGAAGGCGAACCTGAAGAATGTCGGGCGTGGTGGCTTGCTGAAGTAA
- the rpsK gene encoding 30S ribosomal protein S11 — protein sequence MSKAAAAAGKAKKKIKRSVSDGIAHVQASFNNTVITITDRQGNALSWATSGGAGFRGSRKSTPFAAQVAAEKAGRVALEYGVKALEVRIKGPGPGRESAVRALNALGLKVTNILDVTPIPHNGCRPPKRRRV from the coding sequence ATGAGCAAGGCGGCTGCCGCGGCCGGTAAGGCCAAGAAGAAGATCAAGCGTTCCGTCTCCGACGGCATCGCGCATGTCCAGGCTTCGTTCAACAACACGGTGATCACGATCACCGATCGCCAGGGCAATGCACTGAGCTGGGCGACCTCGGGTGGCGCTGGCTTCCGCGGCTCGCGCAAGAGCACGCCCTTCGCTGCGCAGGTCGCGGCTGAGAAAGCCGGGCGCGTCGCGCTGGAATACGGCGTCAAGGCGCTGGAAGTGCGTATCAAGGGCCCCGGCCCGGGCCGCGAGTCAGCCGTGCGCGCGCTCAATGCGCTCGGCCTCAAGGTCACCAACATTCTGGACGTCACGCCGATTCCGCATAACGGCTGCCGTCCGCCGAAGCGCCGTCGCGTGTAA
- a CDS encoding 3-deoxy-7-phosphoheptulonate synthase class II, protein MLRKERVLTAIREIENWSPASWAQYPALQQPTYEDAAALSAQLRELRQLPPLVTSWEILQLKQELADASEGRRFLLQGGDCAENFSDCSSPHIANRLKVLLQMSLVLVHGLKQPIVRVGRFAGQYAKPRSADMETKDGVTLPSYRGDLVNGPEFTPEARRPDPQRMVEGHSRSALTMNFVRALIDGGFADLHHPEYWNLDWVQHSPFEREYRDMVRSIGDAVRFMESVGGAPIGSLRRVDFYTSHEALLLHYEEALTRQVPRQWGWFNLSTHYPWIGMRTAALDGAHVEYFRGIRNPIGVKIGPSVTGDQLLRLIDRLNPENEAGRLTLIHRLGANKIAEHLPRLIEAVRSNGKRVLWCCDPMHGNTEATANGYKTRRFENIRSELEQAFDIHAACGSRLGGAHLELTGENVTECLGGARDLTEVDLERAYHSTVDPRLNYEQAIEMAMLIVRKQGARVAEAVSGEYARRVAEARESVASRHLPLSAAKRRGPLTGRCGAAAAFNP, encoded by the coding sequence GTGCTGAGGAAGGAAAGGGTGCTCACCGCCATTCGCGAAATTGAAAACTGGTCGCCGGCGTCCTGGGCGCAGTATCCGGCCTTGCAGCAGCCGACCTACGAAGACGCCGCCGCGCTGAGCGCGCAATTGCGCGAACTGCGGCAGTTGCCGCCACTGGTCACCTCCTGGGAAATCCTGCAACTCAAGCAGGAACTGGCCGACGCCTCTGAAGGGCGTCGCTTCCTGCTCCAGGGCGGCGATTGCGCCGAGAACTTCAGCGACTGCAGCAGTCCGCACATCGCCAACCGGCTGAAGGTGCTGCTGCAGATGTCGCTGGTGCTGGTCCACGGCCTGAAGCAGCCGATCGTGCGCGTGGGGCGCTTCGCCGGGCAGTATGCCAAGCCGCGTTCTGCTGATATGGAGACCAAGGACGGAGTGACGCTGCCGAGCTACCGCGGCGACCTGGTCAATGGTCCGGAGTTCACACCCGAGGCGCGTCGTCCGGATCCGCAGCGCATGGTCGAGGGGCATTCGCGCTCGGCGCTGACGATGAACTTCGTACGCGCGCTGATCGATGGCGGATTCGCCGACCTGCACCACCCCGAATATTGGAACCTCGACTGGGTCCAGCATTCGCCCTTCGAGCGCGAGTACCGCGACATGGTGCGCTCGATCGGCGATGCCGTGCGCTTCATGGAGAGCGTCGGCGGGGCGCCGATCGGCAGCCTGCGCCGGGTCGATTTCTACACCTCGCACGAAGCCCTGCTGCTGCACTACGAAGAGGCGCTGACGCGGCAGGTGCCGCGCCAGTGGGGCTGGTTCAACCTCTCGACGCACTATCCGTGGATCGGCATGCGCACCGCCGCATTGGATGGCGCGCACGTCGAGTACTTCCGCGGCATCCGCAACCCGATCGGCGTCAAGATTGGCCCGTCGGTGACCGGTGACCAGTTGCTGCGCCTGATCGACCGCCTGAATCCGGAGAACGAGGCCGGTCGCCTGACGCTGATCCATCGCCTCGGTGCCAACAAGATTGCCGAGCACCTTCCGCGCCTGATCGAAGCGGTGCGCAGCAACGGCAAGCGCGTGCTGTGGTGTTGCGATCCGATGCACGGCAACACCGAGGCCACCGCGAACGGCTACAAGACCCGGCGCTTCGAGAACATCCGCTCGGAACTGGAACAGGCTTTCGACATTCACGCAGCCTGCGGCTCGCGCCTGGGCGGCGCACATCTGGAACTGACCGGCGAGAATGTCACCGAGTGCCTGGGCGGCGCGCGTGACCTGACCGAGGTCGATCTGGAACGCGCCTACCACTCGACCGTCGATCCGCGCCTGAACTACGAGCAGGCGATCGAAATGGCCATGCTGATCGTGCGCAAGCAAGGCGCGCGCGTGGCAGAAGCAGTGAGTGGTGAGTACGCGAGAAGAGTGGCAGAAGCCCGCGAGAGCGTGGCTTCACGCCACTTACCATTGAGCGCCGCGAAGCGGCGCGGACCACTCACCGGACGCTGCGGCGCAGCCGCAGCGTTCAATCCATGA
- the rpsH gene encoding 30S ribosomal protein S8, translating into MSMTDPIADMLTRIRNAQAMGKQNVQMPASRVKLAIAELLKAEGYVKDVATAETGPGKKVLSVKLKYFQGKPVIEKLERVSRPGLRKYRGNDALPSVLGGLGIAIVSTSKGLMTDAKARSEGLGGEVLCLVA; encoded by the coding sequence ATGAGCATGACCGATCCAATTGCCGACATGTTGACGCGCATCCGCAATGCGCAGGCCATGGGCAAGCAGAATGTGCAGATGCCAGCCTCGCGGGTGAAGCTCGCGATCGCTGAACTGCTGAAAGCAGAAGGCTACGTCAAAGACGTGGCGACCGCCGAGACCGGCCCGGGCAAGAAGGTCCTGAGCGTCAAGCTCAAGTACTTCCAGGGCAAGCCGGTTATCGAGAAGCTGGAACGCGTGAGCCGTCCTGGCCTGCGCAAGTACCGCGGCAACGATGCCCTGCCGAGCGTGCTCGGTGGCCTGGGCATCGCCATCGTGTCGACGTCGAAGGGCCTGATGACCGACGCCAAGGCGCGTTCGGAAGGTCTCGGCGGCGAAGTCCTCTGCCTGGTCGCCTAA
- the rpoA gene encoding DNA-directed RNA polymerase subunit alpha → MTSATSLLRPHNLVVENAGERRARVVLEPLERGFGHTLGNALRRVLLSSIPGAAITEVEIDGVLHEYSTIEGVQEDVVEILLNLKDVAVRLHNVEQTTVHLSRKGRGPVTAGDITTDHNVEIVNPDLLICTLTKDVSLSMRLKIARGVGYEAASSRRMPEDEARPIGRLQIDATYSPIRRVAYAVESARVEQRTDLDKLVLDVETDGTVDAVDAVKQAAGILVDQLGAFVDVSRRTEERPVAGRAEVDPILLRPIDDLELTVRSANCLKAESIYYIGDLIQRTEVELLKTPNLGKKSLTEIKDVLAARGLSLGMKLENWPPPGLATSGFGG, encoded by the coding sequence ATGACGTCTGCAACCAGCTTGCTGCGTCCCCATAATCTGGTGGTCGAGAATGCCGGCGAACGGCGCGCGCGAGTCGTGCTCGAGCCGCTGGAGCGGGGATTCGGCCACACCTTGGGCAACGCGCTGCGTCGTGTGCTGCTGTCGTCGATTCCGGGTGCTGCCATCACCGAAGTCGAGATCGATGGCGTGCTGCACGAGTACAGCACCATCGAGGGTGTGCAGGAGGATGTCGTCGAGATCCTGCTCAACCTCAAGGATGTCGCGGTTCGCCTGCACAATGTCGAGCAGACCACGGTTCACCTGTCCCGCAAGGGACGTGGCCCCGTGACTGCCGGCGACATCACCACCGACCACAACGTCGAGATCGTCAATCCGGATCTGCTGATCTGCACGCTGACCAAGGACGTCTCGTTGTCGATGCGCCTGAAGATTGCGCGCGGCGTCGGCTACGAGGCTGCCAGCAGCCGTCGCATGCCGGAAGACGAGGCGCGCCCGATCGGTCGTCTCCAGATCGACGCGACCTACTCGCCGATTCGCCGGGTTGCCTACGCGGTCGAGAGCGCGCGCGTCGAGCAGCGCACCGACCTCGACAAGCTGGTGCTGGACGTCGAGACCGATGGCACTGTGGATGCTGTCGACGCGGTCAAGCAGGCTGCGGGAATCCTGGTCGATCAGCTCGGCGCCTTCGTCGATGTGAGTCGTCGTACCGAGGAGCGCCCGGTGGCCGGTCGCGCCGAGGTGGATCCGATCCTGCTGCGTCCGATCGACGATCTGGAGCTGACTGTTCGCTCGGCCAACTGCCTGAAGGCGGAGAGCATCTACTACATCGGTGATCTGATCCAGCGCACCGAAGTGGAGCTGCTCAAGACCCCGAATCTCGGCAAGAAGTCGCTCACCGAAATCAAGGATGTGCTCGCCGCGCGCGGTTTGTCGCTCGGCATGAAGCTCGAGAACTGGCCGCCGCCGGGCCTGGCTACCAGCGGCTTTGGCGGTTGA
- the rplR gene encoding 50S ribosomal protein L18: MAKVDKKEARLRRAQSTRHRIRELQVPRLTVYRTGQHIYAQVFAAGGFGVVAAASTVQKDVREGLTGTKNKSAASAVGRAIAKLALAAGVDRVAFDRSGFKYHGRIQALADAAREGGLQF, translated from the coding sequence ATGGCGAAAGTGGACAAGAAAGAAGCGCGACTGCGCCGAGCGCAGTCGACACGGCATCGGATTCGGGAACTGCAGGTTCCGCGGCTGACCGTCTACCGCACGGGGCAGCACATCTATGCCCAGGTGTTCGCGGCTGGCGGCTTTGGTGTGGTCGCTGCGGCGTCCACCGTCCAGAAGGACGTGCGCGAAGGCCTCACCGGCACCAAGAACAAGTCTGCGGCGTCCGCCGTGGGCCGTGCGATCGCGAAGCTGGCGCTCGCCGCCGGCGTCGATCGCGTCGCCTTCGACCGTTCCGGCTTCAAGTATCACGGGCGGATCCAGGCTCTGGCCGATGCCGCCCGCGAGGGTGGTCTCCAGTTCTGA
- the rplX gene encoding 50S ribosomal protein L24: MKRIRKGDQVVVIAGKDKGRKGSVTRVTTEGRVFVENVNVVKRHTKANPQANQPGGIVEREASIDASNVMLLNPKTQKGDKVGFKTVKNDAGVEHKVRVYRSTGEVIDIV; encoded by the coding sequence ATGAAGCGCATCCGCAAGGGCGATCAGGTCGTCGTGATCGCAGGCAAGGACAAGGGCCGCAAGGGCTCGGTGACGCGCGTGACCACCGAGGGCCGCGTGTTTGTCGAGAATGTGAACGTGGTCAAGCGTCACACGAAGGCGAATCCGCAGGCCAACCAGCCTGGCGGCATCGTCGAGCGCGAGGCGTCGATCGACGCCTCCAACGTGATGCTGCTGAATCCGAAGACCCAGAAGGGTGACAAGGTCGGGTTCAAGACCGTCAAGAACGACGCCGGTGTGGAGCACAAGGTCCGCGTGTACCGCTCCACTGGCGAAGTCATCGATATTGTTTGA
- the rpsD gene encoding 30S ribosomal protein S4, giving the protein MARYIGPTCKLARREGTDLFLKSPARPIDKKCKIEQKPGQHGAAKKAKNSDYSLQLREKQKVKRMYGVLERQFRRYYAEASRRRGATGENLLQILESRLDNIVYRMGFAVTRAQGRQLVAHRAIKVNGRIVNLPSYQVKVGDVVALADRAKDQLRVKEALTLSQEMDLAPNWVELDSAKSQGVFKQLPDRSDLSADINENLIVELYSK; this is encoded by the coding sequence ATGGCACGCTATATTGGTCCCACTTGCAAGCTCGCCCGTCGCGAAGGAACGGATCTGTTCCTGAAGAGCCCGGCGCGCCCGATCGACAAAAAGTGCAAGATCGAGCAGAAGCCCGGTCAGCACGGCGCGGCGAAGAAGGCGAAGAACTCCGACTACTCGCTGCAGCTGCGCGAGAAGCAGAAGGTCAAGCGTATGTACGGCGTGCTCGAGCGCCAGTTCCGCCGCTATTACGCGGAGGCCAGCCGCCGCCGTGGTGCGACCGGCGAGAACCTGCTGCAGATCCTCGAGTCGCGTCTGGACAACATCGTGTATCGCATGGGCTTCGCGGTGACGCGCGCCCAGGGTCGCCAGCTGGTGGCCCATCGCGCGATCAAGGTCAATGGCCGCATCGTCAACCTGCCGTCCTACCAGGTCAAGGTGGGCGACGTGGTGGCGCTGGCCGACCGCGCGAAGGACCAGCTGCGCGTGAAGGAAGCGCTGACGCTGAGCCAGGAAATGGACCTGGCGCCGAACTGGGTGGAACTCGATTCCGCCAAGTCGCAGGGCGTGTTCAAGCAGCTTCCGGATCGCAGCGATCTGTCCGCCGACATCAATGAGAATTTGATCGTCGAGCTCTACTCCAAGTAA
- the rpsN gene encoding 30S ribosomal protein S14: MAKTSMVNREIKREKLAKRYGAKRIELKAVISSLTASYEEKMEAQAKLQKLPRDSSPSRQRNRCALSGRPRGYYRKFGLGRNKLREATMRGDVPGLRKASW; encoded by the coding sequence ATGGCGAAGACTTCGATGGTGAATCGCGAGATCAAGCGCGAGAAGCTGGCCAAGCGCTACGGCGCCAAGCGCATCGAACTGAAGGCAGTCATTTCCAGTCTGACCGCCTCCTACGAAGAAAAGATGGAAGCGCAGGCCAAGCTGCAGAAGCTGCCGCGCGACTCCAGCCCCAGCCGTCAGCGCAACCGCTGCGCCCTGTCCGGCCGTCCTCGCGGCTACTACCGCAAGTTTGGTCTCGGCCGCAACAAGCTGCGTGAAGCAACCATGCGTGGCGACGTCCCTGGCCTGCGCAAGGCCAGCTGGTAA
- a CDS encoding disulfide bond formation protein B — MLGLDKFNARQIYGALTLVCVALLGYAFYAEHVLGLVPCPLCMFQRAAVIAFAVVCLLGALHGPRGWGIRVYAGLGIVVTGLGAAIAGRHVWLQSLPKDQLPSCAPPMDYMWNNLPFGNMLKTVMMTSGECANIDWTLLGFSMPAWTFAFFVLMAVAMIVLVLFPPVRGTAAR, encoded by the coding sequence ATGCTCGGACTGGACAAATTCAACGCGCGGCAGATCTATGGCGCACTGACGCTGGTGTGCGTTGCGCTGCTTGGCTATGCGTTTTATGCCGAGCACGTGCTTGGGCTGGTGCCCTGTCCGCTTTGCATGTTCCAGCGCGCGGCGGTGATTGCTTTTGCGGTGGTTTGCCTGCTGGGCGCGCTGCATGGGCCCCGCGGCTGGGGAATTCGCGTCTATGCAGGGCTCGGGATCGTCGTGACCGGGCTTGGCGCGGCCATCGCGGGCCGGCATGTCTGGTTGCAGTCGCTGCCCAAGGACCAGTTGCCGTCGTGCGCGCCGCCGATGGATTACATGTGGAACAACCTGCCCTTCGGCAACATGCTGAAGACCGTGATGATGACCTCGGGGGAATGCGCCAACATCGATTGGACCCTCCTGGGCTTCAGCATGCCGGCCTGGACGTTCGCATTTTTCGTATTGATGGCCGTGGCCATGATCGTGCTGGTGCTGTTTCCGCCAGTGCGTGGAACCGCGGCGCGCTGA